A stretch of Campylobacter showae DNA encodes these proteins:
- a CDS encoding TonB-dependent receptor domain-containing protein has translation MGAKARIEDIDLSTALFEIKRPIAYLGDNNEYSIQGEQVNRGLEFTAGGKITNDLSVMGGVALIQPKLKKAKQACAQGKIVVGEPKVQSNLLFDYVVPNTNKLALSANLHYTGKRYADQCNVNAVPAYFTTDLGIRYVTKEWLGKQTTLRFNVNNVFDKKYWVGMFPSNIDRTTTGAGTSIFLGQSRTFMLSAEVKF, from the coding sequence ATCGGCGCAAAAGCCAGGATAGAGGATATCGACCTATCTACGGCGCTTTTTGAGATAAAACGCCCGATAGCCTATCTAGGCGACAACAACGAGTATAGCATCCAAGGCGAGCAGGTAAATAGAGGCCTAGAGTTTACCGCAGGAGGCAAGATAACAAACGATCTTAGCGTAATGGGCGGCGTCGCGCTAATACAGCCGAAGCTAAAAAAGGCAAAACAAGCCTGCGCGCAGGGCAAGATCGTAGTGGGCGAACCCAAAGTTCAGTCAAATTTACTCTTTGACTACGTCGTGCCAAATACAAACAAGCTAGCCCTAAGCGCAAATTTACACTACACGGGCAAGCGCTACGCCGATCAGTGCAACGTAAATGCTGTACCTGCGTACTTTACGACCGATCTTGGCATCCGCTACGTGACCAAAGAGTGGCTAGGCAAGCAAACTACGTTAAGATTTAACGTAAATAACGTCTTTGATAAAAAGTACTGGGTCGGAATGTTCCCGTCAAATATCGACAGAACTACGACGGGTGCGGGCACAAGTATCTTTTTGGGACAGAGCAGGACGTTTATGCTCTCGGCCGAAGTCAAATTTTAA
- a CDS encoding TonB-dependent receptor: MRVKFSVAACAVLALFAAQANAADTVKLEGVEINSVGDNISESGISEGILAKNVQNGILAGKKVLDTPYQISTITKETMNHQGVTGFEEAVKYFPSAQVQMRGGTTVGRPQTRGFEGSVVGNVFWDGFYAISTTAIPMAMFESLQIQNGLAGSLYGPQNPVGVFNYTRKRPVDNEHSIWADYASREHFGVGVDSSMKFDKVGYRAVVYGSDGAKQVKDSNYQRRLASITLEFYPTESLTFETAASYYEHNTHGFAGLFALYVKDGMIRNDLKLPDPVDNKTPGLGQPYGGMNLKTTTASAKFKYAPSEDWYFEGGYQFQRADRHIHSVVNRITDKNGNYDTYHSGGATAAYRFDLPSGYLKAVTDFDTWGLNHNFSVQANGYRYVQYRYSNLSTTTKAGSANINDPKIFPHPNSKKGSNLYKLSTTDMKNISVLDDITINDNFSLLLSLSNSWIKERTRPAITATQRQLKPIVTKYDESGLSYGASLVYKPVENVSTYITFADSLQQGGSGTNTDGTTSVLKPYRSKQYEIGAKARINEIDFSTAVFRIQRPIAYVGSNGRYDVQGEQINTGFEFMSGGKITSNLSVLGGFTLINSKFKDPLLKGANGKVVNGVPKLNSNLLFDYVVPNTEKLAFSANFHYTSKMYIDDLNTQATPSFFVTDLGVRYVSRAMLGKQTTLRFNVNNVFNKKYWAGMYPASADGAGTSASVLGVANGLSLGESRMFMLSAEVKF, from the coding sequence ATGAGGGTGAAATTTTCAGTTGCCGCATGTGCGGTTTTGGCGCTATTTGCAGCGCAAGCAAATGCCGCAGATACGGTTAAGCTAGAAGGCGTCGAGATAAATAGCGTCGGCGATAACATCAGCGAGAGCGGTATCAGCGAGGGCATCCTAGCTAAAAACGTGCAAAACGGTATCCTAGCCGGCAAAAAGGTACTAGACACCCCGTATCAGATAAGCACGATCACAAAAGAAACGATGAATCACCAAGGCGTGACCGGTTTTGAGGAGGCAGTGAAATACTTCCCGTCCGCGCAGGTTCAGATGAGAGGCGGCACCACGGTAGGTCGTCCGCAAACTCGCGGCTTTGAGGGTAGCGTCGTGGGTAACGTTTTTTGGGACGGCTTTTACGCTATCTCGACTACGGCGATTCCTATGGCGATGTTTGAGAGTTTGCAGATACAAAACGGTCTTGCCGGCTCGCTCTACGGCCCGCAAAATCCAGTCGGCGTCTTTAACTATACTAGAAAACGCCCGGTAGATAATGAGCACAGTATTTGGGCGGACTACGCTTCGCGAGAGCACTTTGGCGTGGGCGTAGATAGCTCGATGAAATTTGACAAGGTAGGCTACCGCGCGGTCGTATACGGCTCAGATGGCGCAAAACAAGTAAAAGACAGCAACTATCAGCGCCGCTTAGCCAGCATCACGCTCGAGTTTTATCCGACCGAGTCGCTTACGTTTGAGACTGCGGCTAGCTACTACGAGCACAACACTCACGGCTTTGCTGGACTTTTTGCGCTTTACGTAAAAGACGGCATGATCAGAAACGACCTAAAGCTGCCAGATCCGGTCGATAACAAAACTCCGGGCCTTGGTCAGCCATACGGCGGTATGAATCTAAAAACGACGACAGCTAGCGCTAAATTTAAATACGCTCCGAGCGAGGATTGGTATTTCGAGGGCGGATATCAGTTTCAGCGAGCCGATCGCCACATACACAGCGTCGTAAATAGAATCACCGATAAAAACGGCAACTACGATACCTATCACAGCGGCGGAGCGACGGCGGCGTATAGATTTGACCTACCTAGCGGCTATTTAAAGGCAGTCACGGACTTTGATACCTGGGGGCTAAATCACAACTTTAGCGTGCAGGCAAACGGATATAGATATGTGCAATATCGCTACTCAAATTTAAGCACGACGACGAAAGCTGGCTCGGCAAATATCAACGATCCTAAAATTTTCCCGCATCCAAACTCTAAAAAAGGCTCAAATTTATATAAACTCAGTACGACCGATATGAAAAATATCTCCGTGCTAGACGATATCACGATAAATGATAACTTTAGCTTGCTACTAAGCCTCTCAAACAGCTGGATAAAAGAGCGCACTCGCCCGGCTATAACCGCTACGCAAAGACAGCTAAAACCTATCGTGACCAAATACGACGAATCAGGCCTTAGCTACGGCGCGAGCCTGGTTTATAAACCGGTTGAAAACGTGAGCACCTATATTACCTTTGCCGATAGCTTGCAACAAGGCGGCAGTGGCACGAACACCGACGGTACGACCAGCGTGCTAAAACCGTATCGCTCGAAACAATACGAAATAGGCGCTAAAGCTCGCATAAACGAAATCGACTTTAGCACGGCGGTATTTAGGATACAGCGCCCTATCGCCTATGTCGGCAGCAACGGCAGATATGACGTCCAAGGCGAGCAGATAAATACGGGCTTTGAGTTTATGAGCGGCGGCAAAATCACGTCAAATTTAAGCGTTCTAGGCGGATTTACGCTAATAAATTCTAAATTTAAAGATCCGCTACTAAAAGGCGCAAACGGCAAAGTCGTAAACGGCGTGCCTAAACTAAACTCGAATTTGCTGTTTGACTACGTAGTGCCAAATACCGAAAAACTTGCATTTAGCGCAAATTTCCACTACACGAGCAAGATGTATATAGACGATCTAAACACTCAGGCTACGCCTAGCTTTTTCGTCACGGATCTTGGCGTGAGATACGTTAGCCGTGCGATGCTGGGCAAGCAAACCACCTTGCGCTTTAACGTAAATAACGTATTTAACAAAAAATACTGGGCTGGCATGTATCCTGCAAGCGCTGATGGTGCAGGCACCAGCGCTAGCGTTCTTGGCGTAGCTAACGGGCTAAGCCTGGGCGAGAGCAGGATGTTTATGCTTTCTGCTGAAGTCAAATTTTAA
- a CDS encoding PAS domain-containing protein: protein MNENKEYFVKEEDFIVSKTDVKGKITYCNQPFLKIVGATQEQLLHKPHNIIRHPDMPRIVFKLLWERIKAKQEIFAFVKNKSFDGGFYWVFANITASLDANGEIIGYYSVRRKPNPDGVKFIEGVYRRLLEAEKSGGMEASSKLLGQILAGAGVSYDELVHKLQRGQI from the coding sequence GTGAACGAGAATAAAGAATATTTCGTAAAAGAAGAAGATTTTATCGTATCAAAAACCGATGTAAAGGGCAAGATAACCTACTGTAATCAGCCTTTTTTAAAGATCGTCGGCGCAACGCAAGAGCAGCTTTTGCACAAGCCGCACAACATCATCAGGCATCCTGATATGCCGCGCATCGTGTTTAAGCTGCTGTGGGAGCGCATAAAGGCAAAGCAGGAGATTTTTGCGTTCGTTAAAAACAAGAGCTTTGACGGCGGCTTTTACTGGGTATTTGCCAATATTACGGCCTCGCTAGATGCTAACGGCGAGATCATCGGTTACTACTCCGTCCGCCGCAAGCCAAACCCGGATGGGGTCAAATTTATCGAGGGCGTATATAGACGGTTGCTTGAGGCCGAAAAAAGCGGCGGCATGGAGGCCTCAAGCAAGTTACTGGGGCAAATTTTAGCCGGCGCCGGCGTCAGCTACGACGAGTTGGTACATAAACTTCAGCGAGGACAGATATGA
- a CDS encoding class I SAM-dependent methyltransferase: MQGLLNWQAIRELKFTPMTRDGAGRSAVNWDEIAQMYNGMAELEKRSAQILADTLPITSEDSVLDVGCGPGRLSVPMARRAKSLTALDAFGGMLKFCEQNAKNAGVKNIKFMKKSWLDGDALDAIGKHDIVVASRSVGLGDIKKLNDAAKKYVCITSFLEDYPSLREIWMDLLAGIDERAKKRPPFINENPRMFGYNVTFNMLYDLGANVNVRIFDTVYEKSFMSKDEAYEFLKFVGKIPKEKEKTFIKNVDKWLVKDEGGVKFYRTTKSYTMWYDVNEVKFE, encoded by the coding sequence ATGCAAGGATTACTAAACTGGCAGGCGATTAGGGAGCTTAAATTTACGCCTATGACTAGAGACGGAGCCGGCAGAAGTGCCGTTAATTGGGACGAAATAGCCCAGATGTACAACGGCATGGCCGAGCTTGAAAAACGTAGCGCACAAATTTTAGCGGATACTTTACCGATAACGTCCGAAGATAGTGTACTAGACGTTGGTTGCGGACCGGGGCGCCTTAGCGTACCGATGGCAAGACGAGCCAAAAGCCTAACTGCGCTTGACGCATTTGGCGGGATGCTTAAATTTTGCGAGCAAAACGCTAAAAACGCTGGCGTAAAAAATATAAAATTTATGAAAAAAAGCTGGCTAGATGGCGATGCGCTAGACGCGATCGGCAAACACGATATCGTCGTAGCCTCTCGCTCAGTCGGTCTTGGCGATATAAAAAAACTAAACGACGCAGCAAAAAAATACGTATGCATAACTAGCTTTTTAGAGGACTATCCAAGTCTTAGAGAAATTTGGATGGATTTACTTGCGGGCATCGACGAAAGAGCCAAAAAACGTCCGCCTTTTATAAACGAAAATCCTAGAATGTTTGGCTACAACGTCACCTTTAATATGCTTTACGATCTGGGCGCAAACGTAAACGTACGGATTTTCGATACCGTTTACGAAAAGAGTTTTATGAGCAAGGACGAGGCTTACGAATTTTTAAAATTCGTCGGCAAGATCCCAAAAGAAAAAGAGAAAACTTTTATAAAAAACGTGGATAAGTGGCTAGTAAAAGATGAGGGCGGAGTTAAATTTTACCGTACGACGAAAAGCTACACGATGTGGTATGACGTAAACGAGGTAAAATTTGAATAA
- a CDS encoding ABC transporter ATP-binding protein, translating to MKFEIKNLSCGYGKKLVVKEFSAELKDGEILCLLGPNGVGKTTVFKMILGFLKPFGGEILADERDFFALSDKERAKLVNYVPQAHTPPFAFKVLDVVLMGRSPFIGTFESPSANDVKIALQKLEILGISEFADKIYTDISGGERQMVLIARALAQEANAVMLDEPASNLDFGNQVKILKAVKELATNGHKIIMTSHFAEHAFYIDAKVALLKRDQSIIYGSASKAITDENLRLAYGADIRVVKNEIEGRSVYSCVPII from the coding sequence GTGAAATTCGAAATAAAAAATTTAAGCTGCGGATACGGCAAAAAGCTAGTCGTGAAAGAATTTAGCGCCGAGCTAAAAGACGGAGAAATTTTATGCTTGCTCGGACCAAACGGCGTAGGCAAGACGACCGTTTTTAAGATGATTTTGGGATTTTTAAAGCCATTTGGTGGAGAAATTTTAGCAGACGAGCGAGATTTTTTCGCTTTAAGTGATAAAGAGCGCGCAAAGCTCGTTAACTACGTGCCTCAAGCTCACACTCCGCCATTTGCTTTTAAGGTTTTAGACGTCGTTTTGATGGGGCGCTCACCCTTTATCGGAACCTTTGAAAGCCCTAGCGCAAATGACGTAAAGATAGCCCTTCAAAAGCTTGAAATACTAGGGATAAGCGAATTTGCAGATAAAATTTACACCGATATCAGCGGCGGCGAGAGGCAAATGGTCTTAATAGCAAGAGCTTTAGCGCAAGAAGCAAATGCCGTGATGCTAGATGAGCCCGCCTCAAATTTGGACTTTGGAAACCAAGTAAAAATCCTAAAAGCCGTAAAGGAGCTAGCGACAAACGGGCATAAGATCATCATGACTTCGCACTTTGCCGAGCATGCTTTTTACATAGACGCCAAGGTTGCGCTTTTAAAAAGAGATCAAAGCATAATCTACGGCAGCGCGAGCAAAGCGATAACGGATGAAAATTTAAGGCTCGCATATGGCGCGGATATCAGAGTGGTAAAAAACGAGATCGAGGGCAGGAGCGTTTATTCCTGCGTTCCGATCATTTAA
- a CDS encoding ABC transporter substrate-binding protein, with translation MRKILAILFLAVCILQARIVVDDGGKEVQIPDNVERVTPMIGAFTQMSAMLTGEDKIISGAVRLPKMMSKIFPKIKTMNNVSGSLTSSVENIIASNTQVVFGPLGMIFDENQKAQLEAAGIAAVNINKFSNASEIKGSVSKIAEILGGDAIKRASEFNAYFDKNIKFVSEKVQNIKDKKRVLALNFNSGNFSTISSKDIGAEYIKIAGGINLSSQDNEADFKISKTINEEQVIIFNPDIIITNSREGKEKILNNPPFEKLKAVKDGAIFVVPSGVYLWSVRSAEGALQPLWLAKIFYPEIFTELNLEDEVKKFYLEFYRYELSDEELKEILNPK, from the coding sequence ATGAGAAAGATTTTGGCGATTTTATTTTTGGCGGTTTGTATCTTGCAGGCACGTATCGTCGTGGACGACGGCGGCAAAGAGGTGCAAATCCCTGATAACGTAGAGCGCGTAACGCCGATGATAGGGGCTTTTACGCAGATGAGCGCGATGCTAACGGGTGAAGATAAAATCATCTCGGGCGCAGTGCGGCTACCAAAAATGATGAGTAAAATTTTTCCTAAAATAAAAACCATGAATAACGTAAGCGGCTCGCTAACAAGCAGTGTTGAAAACATCATCGCCTCAAATACTCAGGTGGTTTTTGGACCCCTTGGCATGATATTTGACGAGAATCAAAAGGCACAGCTAGAAGCCGCCGGTATCGCGGCCGTAAATATCAATAAATTTAGTAATGCTAGCGAGATAAAAGGATCAGTTAGTAAAATCGCTGAAATTTTGGGCGGTGATGCTATAAAAAGAGCTAGCGAATTTAACGCATATTTTGACAAAAATATAAAATTTGTAAGCGAGAAAGTACAAAATATCAAGGATAAAAAGAGGGTTTTGGCCTTAAATTTTAACTCTGGAAATTTTAGCACGATCAGCAGCAAAGATATCGGCGCAGAGTACATAAAAATTGCCGGCGGAATAAATTTAAGCTCTCAAGATAACGAAGCGGACTTTAAAATCTCAAAGACGATAAACGAGGAGCAGGTTATTATCTTTAATCCCGATATAATCATAACCAATTCGCGCGAAGGCAAGGAAAAAATCCTAAATAATCCCCCGTTTGAAAAACTAAAAGCCGTTAAAGACGGCGCCATTTTCGTCGTACCTAGCGGAGTGTATCTATGGTCGGTTAGAAGTGCTGAAGGTGCTTTGCAGCCGCTTTGGCTAGCCAAAATCTTTTATCCCGAAATTTTTACCGAGTTAAATTTAGAAGACGAAGTCAAAAAATTTTACCTCGAATTTTACCGCTACGAGCTAAGTGACGAGGAGCTAAAAGAAATACTAAATCCAAAATAA
- a CDS encoding FecCD family ABC transporter permease, with the protein MNNKALFIVLTVVLIVCAFISLTLGRYSLSASEIFASLHSLLTGSSVQNEQANAVITQIRLPRIAFAVLVGAALSAAGAVYQGLFKNPLVSPDILGVSSGAAVGASIAIILSLPVFYVSLMAFGFGLAAVFAVVFLSQLIARGKLNVIIMVLSGVVISSLFGAFSSLLKFIADSENKLPEITFWLMGSLARTGGYQNVFYMLSVTAFCSVPLFLLRSRLNILAFGEEEAKAMGVNVKFYSFIIICASTLLTASSVAFCGIVGWVGLIVPHIARSIVGANFNALLPASMLIGALFLLTVDTIARCAMASEIPLGIITSLIGAPVFIYLLYQSKKGWL; encoded by the coding sequence TTGAATAACAAAGCCCTTTTTATCGTTTTAACGGTAGTGCTTATAGTTTGCGCTTTTATCTCTCTTACTCTTGGTAGATATAGCCTTAGCGCGTCTGAAATTTTTGCTAGTTTGCACTCCTTGCTAACTGGCTCCAGCGTGCAAAACGAACAAGCAAACGCCGTAATAACGCAAATCAGGCTTCCTCGCATCGCCTTTGCGGTGCTTGTAGGTGCCGCTCTTTCTGCAGCCGGCGCCGTGTATCAGGGGCTTTTTAAAAATCCCCTAGTCTCCCCCGATATCCTAGGCGTATCTAGCGGCGCGGCGGTCGGAGCTAGCATCGCTATCATCCTTTCATTGCCGGTATTTTACGTCTCGCTAATGGCTTTTGGCTTTGGACTAGCCGCCGTTTTTGCGGTAGTTTTTTTAAGCCAACTCATAGCTAGAGGCAAGCTAAACGTCATCATAATGGTTCTCTCAGGCGTCGTCATATCTTCGCTTTTCGGCGCTTTTAGCTCGCTTTTAAAATTTATCGCAGATAGCGAAAACAAACTACCCGAGATTACATTTTGGCTGATGGGTAGCCTAGCTCGCACCGGAGGATATCAAAACGTCTTTTATATGCTAAGCGTCACAGCATTTTGCTCGGTACCGCTGTTTTTGCTTAGATCTAGGCTAAATATCTTGGCATTCGGCGAAGAAGAAGCTAAGGCCATGGGCGTAAATGTCAAATTTTATAGCTTTATCATCATCTGCGCTTCTACCTTGCTGACGGCTTCTAGCGTTGCTTTTTGCGGTATAGTAGGCTGGGTCGGACTCATCGTGCCGCACATAGCTCGCTCTATCGTGGGAGCAAATTTTAACGCCCTCTTGCCGGCTTCAATGCTAATTGGCGCGCTATTTTTACTGACAGTAGATACGATAGCAAGGTGCGCGATGGCTAGCGAGATACCCCTTGGTATAATCACCTCGCTCATCGGCGCGCCCGTGTTTATCTATCTGCTTTATCAGAGCAAAAAGGGCTGGCTGTGA
- a CDS encoding UDP-N-acetylglucosamine--N-acetylmuramyl-(pentapeptide) pyrophosphoryl-undecaprenol N-acetylglucosamine transferase, translating to MESGTIVICGGGTGGHLAVAKALNEELISRGCRTIFVGSSSGQDKMWFENDAGFSEKFFLPSSGVVNKKGLGKFFSLFNILNLAFKCRKIFKAHAVKAVVSVGGYSAAPAAFAAIISRTPLFIHEQNAVIGNLNKLLKPLAKGFFSSYFKPVFSYPVAERFFSSARLRSELKTVMFLGGSQGAAAINSLALKLAPIFKQKGVKIIHQCGKNALESLQEEYKKLALGSDELELFDFDPKIELKMSRADLAISRAGAGTLWELTANALPSVFVPYPYAANNHQVFNAKFLVDQNLAKFCFQKGGEIDADEMLNLINDMKIAQISSQLSGQIDNGGAGKIADEILKDI from the coding sequence ATAGAAAGCGGCACTATCGTAATCTGTGGCGGTGGCACTGGCGGACACCTAGCCGTCGCAAAAGCTCTAAACGAGGAGCTGATTTCGCGCGGATGCAGGACGATATTTGTAGGCTCAAGCAGCGGACAGGATAAAATGTGGTTTGAAAACGACGCCGGATTTAGCGAGAAATTTTTCCTGCCCAGTAGCGGAGTTGTAAATAAAAAAGGACTAGGCAAGTTTTTTTCGCTTTTTAATATCCTAAATTTAGCTTTTAAATGCCGCAAAATTTTCAAGGCACACGCCGTAAAAGCCGTTGTTAGCGTGGGCGGATACAGCGCGGCGCCTGCGGCATTTGCGGCCATCATCTCGCGCACGCCGCTTTTTATCCACGAGCAAAACGCAGTGATAGGCAACCTAAACAAGCTCTTAAAACCGCTTGCAAAGGGCTTTTTTAGCTCGTATTTTAAGCCTGTCTTTAGCTACCCCGTTGCGGAGAGATTTTTTAGCTCGGCTAGGCTTCGCAGCGAGTTAAAAACGGTGATGTTTTTAGGCGGCTCGCAAGGTGCTGCGGCGATAAATTCGCTAGCCTTAAAGCTGGCTCCGATTTTTAAACAAAAAGGCGTAAAAATCATCCATCAATGCGGTAAAAACGCGCTTGAGAGCTTGCAAGAGGAGTATAAAAAGCTTGCTCTTGGCAGCGATGAGCTTGAGCTTTTTGACTTTGATCCTAAAATAGAGCTTAAGATGAGCCGCGCAGATCTGGCGATAAGCCGCGCAGGGGCGGGCACGCTGTGGGAGCTCACGGCAAATGCACTGCCTAGCGTATTCGTGCCTTATCCTTATGCCGCAAACAACCATCAGGTATTTAATGCGAAATTTCTCGTGGATCAAAATTTGGCCAAATTTTGCTTTCAAAAAGGCGGCGAGATCGATGCGGATGAGATGCTAAATTTGATAAATGATATGAAAATAGCGCAAATTTCAAGCCAGCTTTCTGGGCAGATAGATAACGGCGGCGCGGGGAAAATAGCGGATGAAATTTTAAAAGATATTTAA
- a CDS encoding FtsW/RodA/SpoVE family cell cycle protein, which yields MQADKWIFYSCVALITIGIVFSLSLPVFTVLFFNYEPYHFFIRQLVVGAIGIFLMWAISRLDPDKSMVWIGFCLFGFCAIAMGAMHALPSSLVTDAGGAKRWIRLPGFSLAPVEFFKIGFVYFLAWSFARKIDERKKSLKQEFKLILPYIFLFLIAVYLIAILQNDLGQVVVLALTLIVMMLFAGTSKRLFVIGMAGASVLAIVAIFTSEHRILRIKSWWGTVQNMVLSLMPENMANMFRVEGVPEPYQISHSLNAIKHGGFFGEGLGAGVFKLGFLSEVHTDFVLAGIAEEVGVLGILIITSLLLILLFRIFRVSSRSENKVYHLFTLGVGLLISFSFIMNSYGITSITPIKGIAVPFLSYGGSSILALCIGVGMVLMVSKKVKD from the coding sequence ATGCAGGCGGATAAGTGGATATTTTACTCTTGCGTCGCGCTCATTACTATCGGTATCGTTTTTTCGCTATCCTTGCCCGTTTTTACCGTGCTTTTTTTTAACTACGAGCCTTATCATTTTTTCATCAGGCAGCTTGTCGTGGGGGCGATCGGGATATTTTTGATGTGGGCCATCTCTCGCCTAGATCCCGATAAGTCGATGGTCTGGATCGGCTTTTGTCTATTCGGCTTTTGCGCTATCGCGATGGGAGCTATGCACGCGCTGCCTAGCTCGCTAGTAACCGATGCGGGCGGAGCCAAGCGCTGGATACGTTTGCCGGGCTTTTCTCTGGCACCCGTTGAGTTTTTTAAGATCGGTTTCGTTTACTTTTTGGCATGGAGCTTTGCGCGCAAGATAGATGAGAGAAAAAAAAGCTTAAAGCAAGAATTTAAGCTCATTTTGCCTTATATATTTTTGTTTTTGATCGCCGTTTATCTCATCGCCATCCTTCAAAACGACCTCGGCCAAGTCGTAGTTTTAGCACTTACGCTTATCGTTATGATGCTTTTTGCCGGCACTAGCAAGCGGCTTTTTGTCATCGGTATGGCGGGAGCTTCAGTGCTTGCCATCGTGGCTATTTTTACGTCTGAGCACCGAATTTTACGTATAAAATCATGGTGGGGCACGGTGCAAAATATGGTCCTTTCGCTTATGCCCGAAAATATGGCAAATATGTTTCGCGTCGAGGGTGTGCCTGAGCCATATCAGATCTCGCACTCGCTTAATGCGATAAAGCACGGCGGATTTTTCGGCGAGGGGCTGGGGGCGGGCGTGTTTAAGCTCGGATTTTTGAGCGAAGTGCACACGGACTTCGTACTTGCCGGTATCGCCGAGGAGGTCGGGGTGCTGGGGATACTTATCATCACGTCGCTTCTTTTGATTTTGCTTTTCCGCATCTTTCGCGTCTCGTCAAGGAGTGAAAACAAAGTCTATCACCTCTTTACGCTCGGCGTCGGGCTTCTCATCTCGTTTTCGTTTATCATGAACTCATACGGCATCACATCGATCACGCCTATCAAAGGCATCGCCGTACCGTTTCTAAGCTACGGCGGCAGCTCGATCCTAGCGCTTTGCATAGGAGTCGGCATGGTGCTGATGGTGAGCAAAAAAGTAAAAGATTGA
- a CDS encoding TonB-dependent siderophore receptor gives MKIKISVATCAVLVLFAAQANAAETVKLQGVEVNSVGDNISESGISEGILNKGVASGPLVGKKVLDMPYQVNTMSIEAMNHQGVAGFEDAVKYFPSAQIQTRGGIEVGRPQTRGFQGSVVGNVPWDSFYSVSTTAIPMYMFEGLQIQNGLAGSLYGGQEPAGIFNYTRKRPIPFSNTFWADYTSRSNFGIGWDTSDRFQYVGYRGVFYKSDGAKQAKNSDYERNLASLGLDFYLTENFTIETNFSYYKHKMLGIPGGFSVPGRNGVLNFAIPDATKNTKAGLEQEWAGSDLKTTTASVKFKYAPTESWYFEGGYQWQKAIRDMYGTSKTFIKQNGDFSVAASGGNGAASRFDVQSWFAKATTEFETFGVEHDFGVQANGYIWTIYGAKTVGGRANLGNSNLYNPKTFSNPHVTKGGGAYKNSQGSMKNLTIADDIKLNDYFSVILSAARSNFENKNKQTGVKTYDESGTSYAASFIYHPIENVSLYFTYADSLQAGSSYTYERTNPRYGETVV, from the coding sequence ATGAAAATTAAAATTTCAGTCGCCACGTGTGCGGTTTTAGTGCTATTTGCAGCGCAAGCAAACGCAGCCGAGACGGTCAAACTTCAAGGCGTCGAAGTAAACAGCGTCGGCGATAATATCAGCGAGAGCGGTATCAGCGAAGGCATACTAAACAAAGGCGTCGCCAGCGGTCCGCTAGTGGGCAAAAAGGTGCTTGATATGCCGTATCAAGTAAATACGATGTCGATCGAGGCGATGAATCACCAAGGCGTAGCCGGTTTTGAGGATGCGGTGAAGTATTTTCCTTCAGCGCAAATTCAAACTAGAGGCGGCATCGAGGTCGGCCGTCCGCAGACTCGCGGCTTTCAGGGCTCAGTCGTCGGTAACGTACCTTGGGACAGCTTTTACTCTGTTTCTACTACGGCTATACCTATGTATATGTTTGAGGGGCTTCAGATACAAAACGGTCTTGCAGGCTCGCTTTACGGCGGACAGGAGCCTGCCGGCATCTTTAACTATACCAGAAAGCGTCCGATACCATTTTCAAATACGTTTTGGGCCGACTATACGAGCCGCTCAAATTTCGGTATAGGTTGGGATACTTCAGATAGATTTCAGTACGTCGGATACCGCGGCGTATTTTATAAATCAGACGGCGCTAAACAAGCTAAAAATAGCGACTACGAAAGAAATTTAGCTAGCCTAGGGCTTGACTTTTATCTAACCGAAAATTTTACCATCGAGACGAATTTTAGTTACTACAAACACAAAATGCTAGGAATACCCGGCGGCTTTTCAGTGCCGGGCAGAAACGGCGTTTTAAACTTTGCTATACCGGATGCTACAAAAAATACGAAAGCCGGCCTAGAGCAAGAGTGGGCGGGAAGCGACCTAAAAACAACGACCGCTAGCGTTAAATTTAAATACGCGCCGACTGAGAGTTGGTATTTTGAGGGCGGCTATCAGTGGCAAAAAGCCATCCGAGATATGTACGGTACAAGCAAAACCTTTATCAAACAAAACGGCGATTTTAGCGTAGCGGCTAGCGGCGGAAACGGCGCGGCAAGCAGGTTTGACGTACAAAGCTGGTTTGCTAAAGCTACGACAGAGTTTGAAACATTTGGCGTAGAGCACGACTTTGGCGTGCAGGCAAACGGATATATATGGACGATATACGGCGCAAAAACCGTAGGTGGAAGAGCAAATTTGGGCAACTCAAATTTGTATAATCCAAAAACCTTTTCAAATCCGCACGTAACAAAAGGCGGCGGAGCTTATAAAAATAGCCAAGGCTCTATGAAAAACCTAACTATCGCTGACGATATCAAGCTAAACGACTACTTTAGCGTGATTTTAAGCGCGGCTAGAAGCAACTTTGAAAACAAAAACAAGCAAACAGGCGTAAAAACGTACGACGAGAGCGGCACTAGCTACGCGGCGAGCTTTATTTATCACCCTATCGAAAACGTAAGCTTATACTTCACGTATGCAGATAGCTTGCAAGCAGGCTCAAGCTATACCTACGAAAGAACCAATCCAAGATACGGTGAGACGGTCGTCTAA